A region of the Arachis hypogaea cultivar Tifrunner chromosome 15, arahy.Tifrunner.gnm2.J5K5, whole genome shotgun sequence genome:
tgtttagagatgtgacctaggcgtttgtgccataatgatgccgaattctcatttagttttcgtTTTGTACCTATTTGcagtattttattattataggaatttaagtcaagcctatatagattatccaccaaatgaccagagcaaatattattcgaattatagaAGAGATTGACTTTATTTTCTCCgaacgaacaaaaataacctgatttgtccaaacgagaaacaaaaaccaaattccgtctaaatgacggtacataaaatgtctctaataaatccaagtaaaatccactcgtggaacataatctaaagattcctatagcttcgactgcaactatattgccgtctgccacatagatgtatctttcagcatcacttggcggtcggctccacaggcaaTCCCTTCTTTTCACGCCatgtggcatatttggtacaatctttcttcatgtgtcccaccttcttacaaaagaaacaagttgaaacttgatcttgtttcttagcctttttctgctgagaaggcacatccgcagtagtatcacgctttcttttacactgagaagatgaagccatgtgagcactttcaatcttatcttgctgcagcctctcttcttcttgcacacagtgagatataagctcctttaaggaccaagtgtccttcagagtgttataactcactttgaattgcccaaagtgtgcaggaagggaaatcaaaatgaaatgcacgagtaaatcttcagacaactctaactttagtgctttcaattttgaagcaagatgagacatttccataatgtactcccttatgttccctttacctttatacctcatggagacaagtttgctcaaaaggctacttgcctccgccttttcattcttagtaaagaatttttcaacatcctttaggaactgtttggcatctttatcctcagtaattgagccccgaaacgcctcaggaattgagcgtttcatgatcataatgctcattcgattggatctctcccacttctctattttaacctcattgaggttttccggagtggaagtgggtttctcctctcgaagagctatatctaggtccatacaaccgaggacaatctccacggtatccttccaaactttaaagtttgaaccattcagcataggaatactgctaatttgtgcagaaacattggtagctaaagccatagtttctggattagaataaaagaacatgcagtaaatattagttaattaatgggtaaaaaatccatattgagatatctagcacaacattaattttcaatctttggatagaaaaattaactgtaagtgatactctcattgcagtaatcaaatattgtcaaaattcctgtcacacattaagcctttctttggaccgacttaatgcgcacatgaaaacttaaacttcgcaacctatttattaccgcatatattttctattaattggccaaacaataaacttcctttgggccgattattgaccgcataattaatagaaaataaacaaaagtgtgcaatgcttattatttggccaaacaataaacttcctttgggccggttattgtttgcataaataataagtattactttattcttatttacccaaatatttatttaccattaatatgtgtatgtaattcggccaaatataggccttcctttgggccgaccaatattcgcatgaattacatgTCACCATATTCCTTATGTtttgaataaatcaattttcacaaaagaggctactttggcagcataatgttcaatcaatttattccaaaaccaaatctttataaaatagatGGGTATACTAATCCAAATTGTTACCAATTTCCTTTatgtaacaacaaaaaaaatacttaaatctcAAAAGAAAGTAAATCTTAATGATGTCTTTTGAGAtcttaaagaaaaaatatgattATAATTCATATGCCAAGAATTCTTGATCTGTTAAAATTAGAATCAACCTTTATAAAATTAGTAGATATAATAATTCTTATATCTCAAAAGGATAATCCAttaattttatactaaattaatggcacacataaaaaaaaacccaagaccattataataatatttttgtgcTAATGTTTCAGAATAAATCAATTactatatcaaataaaaaaaaattcgatacggtaaatatatatatataagcacctGAAAGTATATATATTTACCGTATCGAATTTTTTTTTCATgtacaagaaaaataaaactaaattacaaaatagttttattttatataataatagattaataataaattattaataatatccctataaaataaatagacaaataaAGTACTACATCGTGTCAAAGGATGTCATCTATTTTGGTGAAacgaaaagaaaggaaaaaaacaataacaaaaagaGATAAAATGATCAATGAAAATTGgttaatattaagaaaaaaaaaaaagaagtaaaagtGTAACAAATAAAACAACACAACACAGAAGTATAAGATTGTAATTTCCTTTCATTTTTCCTGTGGGCTAAGGGAACAACTTGTTTTTTTTACGGTGTAAAACCACTCAATATATTTCTATTCAATTTTatccttctaattattttattatatattttaatggcAAAAAAGAATGAAATATTACGTAGTGTTTGGTTGATGTCTATGGACACGGTGACACATGTCTACTGTTTAATTTGGTGAAATACAAATTTTTGATGGACACGGGAGGACACGGATAGATACGGAGACATTAAATTTGTGTACTTTCAATTTGATGAGACACTGAGACACAACTtgtgagacactaattttttactcttttacccttattcaattttcaaaatttatcatcttatctcttcaaatatttttttttttactttctcttttagattttacaaCCAAATTTGTTCtcccatttttttcaaaaaaaaaattatacatttaacttttatttatttaaattttaattaatctttgataaattttaggctttggttttctattttttttaaagaaaaaactgtatatttaatatttgaatgatAATTTGAGATgatattagaaagaaaaaaatacgaaaagaaataaaaatttaattgtaaTGACATATGTAGCGTTTGAGGTGATGGGTGTGTAGTGGTGTTGATAAAATTGTGGTTAAATGAAGAGTAATTcagtctttttcaaatatttatgtcttgttcattatttttaccaaacacaatacatagacacaaatattttatgtctatGTCTTTAATGTCTGTGTCTTTGTGTCTATGTCTCATCCTATCCATCAACCAAAAAAATACTGTGATACATGTAAAAACCTTCCTATAGTTTTACTTTCACTATTTTCTTATAAGTCTGTAACATTATCCACCACGTCACTCTCACCTTCGCCGCCGCCCCTTCCTTCCCTTCTCTCGCGTATCTCCTTTCTCtggttgtgatttttttttttcatcttttcttttaaaGATCTAAATTTATAATAGCCCATCTTATagttgttctttttattttatggTATATTAATTCTCTTTATAAACGtttgaaaatgatattaaagGTATCGAATGAAGATacaatgaaaaaaattttttgttcacaaaaatatttttagatttagaAAGCTTTTGGATCTactcagaaaaaaaaataatatttttctatgttGTAGCACTTCTTATATAGTTTTAGAATTAATAAAAATTGTAATATACTTCTGTTTCtctctaataaaattttttataatcaaattttgTGTCTCCTCTTATATCATAGTTTAATAAAAGGCTTATcaattttctttcttaattttagaTCTTATGTATTTTTTGCGATTTGTTAATTGTTGACTATTTCttcgaataaaattttttttttcagtaaaaAAAAAGATCACTTTGATATAGCTAGAAAGTTTttccttgcttttttttttccccttcaaAATAAGAATTACTCCAAATTTTACAATAGAAACTTACCAAAAAATACGGTAGATAAAACGTTCTTTcctgtgatatatatatatatatatatatatataggagatCACTTTAATAAAGAtactaaaaatattcttttttaaaaaagtttatatgtgtcatgttattattggacatctttattaaatcggttaataatttattttttaataaaccacaacaaaatcgatttattatagtaacaataataaacccaattgtttgtattataattattagacccgatTTGATCTTATCGAATTATACCATCTAAatcgaatatctttaaatttttcataaaaagacaaatatattccTAGCTTTTTGTTTTCGAACATTtaaatccctaaaattttaaaaatacaattaaattttaaaaaaatagatttattgttattgttataaaaaaatcgattttattctaatttgttaagaaattaaaaaataattgatttattaatacgtccaataataataTAAGAAATAAATATCTTTACAAAAAGACGTTTTACATATCTTTACGAGAAtatcccatatatatatatatctatatattcgAATGTGCATAAACagaattaaatttaagatttgaTGCAGATTATTACATTCCTTTTACCACTAAAATATTCATAATACCTAACTGTATTTACTGGGAAAAAAAATGAGGGAGCTAATTAAAAGTCATAAAAATAATGTTCcggtaaaaaaaaacataaaaactctTTTGTTTtagaattgattattattattggataaatagtcaaattaattattgaaagattatttgttttttaaattagttattaattttttttttaattaaattcgtcaCTCacagattttaaattagtcatattagtcTTTACATTACTTCTATTACTAATAACATCATAACATATACACACCTAATAATCTTAATTAATGGCTaacatgataagtttatgaaatcAGATCAAATTAACTTTAAATTGTGGGATTCTAATGTCTTAAGTTTTCCTgtcaattaaattttaatttgatctaatttcaaaaatttattatgttaatagtcaattaatatttttagatgTGTATTGTGGTGTCATTTAATATGATACATTAGtaaattttgacactatcaaTAAAAAAAGTGACGAAAGGAGTAATGtgattaacttaaaatttttgaaggataaatttaactaaaaaaatatttcgatgattaatttaaaaaatgagtaatCTTTTAGAGACAAATTTAActatttatctattattattattttaaaacaaaaagaaaatgaaattgaaattgaaatggtTGCTTATTTATTctgaaaagaattttgaaaagggAAGGTAGTGGTAGAGTACGCATGGTTGGTAGTGCGCAGGGTCGAAGGGAAGAAGCTGACCTGATAGCTACATTTGAACTGACGTACAAGTTGTGCCTCAAGTTCTAAGTTCTAACTATAAAGTGAAAGTGCAACCAGTTAAAGGgttaaaaaggtaaaattttaccagtaaaagtatatttttttgtctttaatatttataattttttaattttatttaattttatttataatatttttaatttatttaattttatctaatattttttatttatatcaaaattattatcaaacgtttttaattttatctctaaatTTTAGATGAAATTAATATTTAGGAATAATCTTAAAAACATCATAGATAAAATTGAGTAAAATCAAAAGTTACAGATACTTTTAAAAGAAATCATAAACgttcaaaacaacaaatataaaaAGGTTAAATAATGAACTAACAAGTTAAGTACGTGAATCAAATAATCTATAAGAACAATAATGGGTAGTTCTAAGTTATTctcttaattattttcttaatatttaaagaagtaaatattcaaataaatatgttacttattaaaaatttaaaaaattcatcaaatttttatttagaaGTTAGGAAAATAATTAGAAAGATGAATtagaattttcaattatttttcattttataaatccaacaattttctgtttttagtttgagtaaagtaggatttttatctttaatgATTCGGATAAATTTTAAAGTTGTTCCTAATATTTAAATcgtgcaatttaaatttctaatattttaaaattatcttaatgTTATCCTGTCATTAATGATCTGTTAACAGAGTTGACAGTAGAAAAATAGTGAGACAATATTAaaacattagggacttaaataggacaaaaatattaaggataaaaataatacaCTACTCTTAAAAGAATTACCAaatcaagtaaaataaaaataaattttaatgcaaataaaaaaagTAGGGGAGGAGAAATTACAtgattcaaccaaagccaaaaatgtAACATGGATCAACTAGAAGCATGTTTCTATGTAATTTGAATCAAGCAAATTCGAACTACAAACCAGAAGTAATTCGAAGTTGATCAATTTGAAATATGCAAAAACAAAATTCGTAGGTAATTCGAACCTAActaattcgaattatgcatgcAACTTGACCCAAGGTAGTTCGAGTGCAATTCAAATGTAGTTCAAATGGAACTGATTcgaattatgtatatataattcgAAACTGGTTGCTTCGAATTATGAAGCCCCAGACGTGTATAAATATGGTGTGAACGTGAATTCTTCTCATTAGAGTGACaaaatggctagtgaggagagttttgtagtGTTGGTGCATTATAGAGGGTCCATTAAGAGAAAAATACGCTCTGGTGTGTGATGAATGggattcttgacggtttagaattcacaaatgaattctcgttgcaagtatagtttctaaaccaatcaataatcctttcatacaaaagattgtttgtcacaagtaacaaacccctaaatttataaaccgaagtattgaacctcgggtcgttctccctaggaattacaataaagtgttcttgttattggttatgagttgtattttGAGATTTTGGGGATAataggcaagaaatataaatggcaaaggaaataaactaacaactaacaaagctatTGGCAAGATAtcagaactagaagtcctatcctagttatcctcctcaattgtgaccaaaattgtccattgctactacttagttaacctctaatcatggaggaaagtcaagtggatgaattaacttgattccacaagttctagccaactcccaagggaaagactagctttagtggtatccaaatcaattagcaacttctagttatcaatcaacaaaggaattagataactcaaacGTTACTAAtcactccacctaggccaagagaaacaaaatctacactaaaatccaaccaaacattttatcaaacacttggaaggcataaaaaaaaagcaaagtaaattgataacaaaaatagaatctaacaacaattattgcaaggaattaataacaacaatcaaaagaaacacaattattatgaattacctcaaattgaattggaagaaaatagaagaagaaagaatgcatcaacaacaaagtaagcaattacaagaatgaaatacaaaattagagagaggaagagtagaggaacaaagaattgtaaaggaaaagtaaatcaaagcatgaattaaacctagatctaagaaattctaatctagatctaaaacctaatcctaatcctagagagaagtgagagcttctctctctaaaaactaactctaactacttccaaaacttaaactatgactaatgatcaaaagtatataAAGTATGTtaattcctcttcaatccttggcttaaatagcatcagaaatgagttggattgggcccacaaggcttctaaaatcgttgGCCACGAGTTGTATTTAAGTGAGTCATGTGCACCCATCGGTgcgtacgcgtaccgtgcgcgtgcgtgcCCCTATGCGCAGTGCaaatatggcaaatcttatatcatttcgaagccccagatgttagctttccaacgcaactggaaccgcatcatttagatctctgtagcttaagttatggtcgattaagtgcgaagagatcggcttgacaacttttgcgattccttcatttcttcatgagttctccatttttacatgcttttccttcattcccttgatccaatctttgcttcctaaatctgaaattacttaaaaaacatatcaaggcatctaatggaatcaaggtgaattagatttagctattttaagacctaaaaagcatgttttcacttttaagcacaattaaaggagaatttacaaaaccatgctatttcgttgaataactgtaggaaaagatgataaaaccctctaaattcaatacaagataaacctaCAAATGAGGTTTATcagtgtgaagttcactgataaagATCCTCTCAGTATTTTTATGAGACCTACGACGAGGTTCGATGACTTCTTGAATTCTATACTACAGAAACTTGGGCTGCAAGGCATGAAATAGGTTCAGAAGTTATTCTATCGTATTCCTATCTCAGTGCTGCGAAATGATGTGAAGTACGATTGTTTCATCATAGGGAGTGACGAGGATTTTCAGGTCCTGTTCCATTGTCATCGGCAGTTTCCCGAGGTCAGAACACTTgagctgttggcaaagttggttgatgtggtatctagTTCGGgaggttcgaaccggaatacccaAACTTTAGGTTCGAACTGTAGTCGAACCGGTTtcgttaaatataaaataaaattattaaaaatataatataaatctttttaaaatttaagttcaatcattcatataataataagatttaaattttcatAACCCACCCACTAACTAAACTATATCTcatctcatcattaaaattctacattcaaattcaaacatcaaAATTTAGAACAGAAAAAATCATGGCATAAAATACTATATCCAGTTATCCacattcaataaaaaattatcaacaatGTCAATAATTACTTAACTAGACAAAATTCGCTCAATTAATGTcaaattactaattaaaaatagCTATGAACCAATCTCAGcagcaatattttttcaagaTGTGCAAAACAAACCATCCTCTGCCCCTGAAAATCCTAAAAGAAAAGAGATTTACCAATAATTGACTAACTTCTATTTTAACATTCAACCCTTCCAAACAGTTCTCCTAAAAAATTGGTACAACCTCAAAAAAGAAAATTCTAAAACCCAACTTCATGCTTCAGTTGTAGTTACAACTTACAATATAGCATACCTTCAACGAGCAACAAAGGGACAAAACAGAAACgcaatatttgaaataaaatcaTCCTTCACTCGCTCCAGAAACGCAATAGAAACCTGCCTTCCAACAAATTCATCCGCAACAACACAGTAAGCTGAAAACGACAATGTAGCATTTCAAATCACTCAAACACAATGAGAATTTCACCCTAACAATCATCTAAgcaaaaatacatacatatatacacaaaatTGAATTAGAGAAAAACAGatctagagagaaaaagagaggaaTCGACTAAGCCATTATTGACGAGGAAATTGAAGGTGTGGTTGTCGCAGTTGTAGGTGAACTTGTTGTTGGAGGAAGGAAGCAACATAATTAAATTCAGCAATTCATTATATTGCTCTGTTAACTAGATGAATTCTCCAGCAATCCAGAATCCAGACCAGTATATCAATTCATAGTTCATACAATTCATATGGCATTCAACATAATGAAATTCAGCAATTCATCTAGTTAATTCAATAAagcagaattaaaaaaataaaaaattgaacctATATCAACAGAGCAGAATTCTAAAATTGAACGTACATCAAATTTATTCAATATTACAgaataattaatcatataataaaaaaataaaaaaaattaaaaaacagaacAAGAGAGCAGAAGAACTCTGCATCTGAAGAACATGAACCTACTTTAAATCTTCCCTAAATTCTTCactgaataaaaatttaattgaaaaaaagtcAAAAACCACAGTACTcaaaacaaaaactcaaaaagattgaaaaaatgAAGGAACTTTCTATTCCTCTGTTAGCACTACTGATACATCTTTGCATACTACAGGTGAAAACCACATGGCAGAGCCACGTAGGATTACCTTGCATGAACAAGGAGCACCGGATCTCATTCTTCAACCGTTGCAAGCTAGGTATCCGAATCTTGAtcctaattttgagctgaagaatAGTCTAAttaacttgcttcctaagtacCATGGACTACCGGGCCAAGACCCCGTTAGGCATTTGAGAGACTTTAAAGTAGcgtgttctacggctcgaaggcatggtgcCGATGAGATTTCTATCATGGTTTTTGCtttccccttctctcttgagGGGCAAGCAAAAGAATGGTTCTACTCCCAACCTGATGAAGTGGTGACTGAATGGGACCTATTGAGAAGAGAgttcttagataagttctttcctctggagaagaccgactacatctggAAGGAAATTTCtggtataatgcaaagagaccaagagacacTCTATGAATATTGGACTCAATTTAAGAGGTTGTTAGAATCTTGTCCACATCATGGGTTAGACACTCATTGCTTATTAGCTATTTCACTGGAGGTCTTTGTGCACCAGATAAGAGATTGTTCACCGCctctagtggtggttccctttctAAGAACAAGACGGCGGCGGAAGCAAGGAGTTTGATTAATGATGTCGCCGAAGCTACCCAACATGTGAAAGTAAGGAACAATCCTTCCAAGAGTGTGGTGGAAGCACCTTCTTCTGACTTGGCTTTGACTAAAGTGCTTGGAGAAATGACCACTCTCCTCAAGGAGATTCACCAAAGACAAAAGGCATCTCACTCAATCCAAACCATCCAAGCTCCACCACAAATTCTCCAACTTGAAGGACCTCCAAGAGTGTGTGGGGTATGCTCTTGTACCTCACACTATACCGACCAATGCCCTCAAGTCTAAGAGGATTACACTCTTGCGTTAGCCAACAactacaacaaccgtccaccctatcAAGTTCAAGGTCAAAGAAATTACTCCCATGGTAATAGCTctaatcaagggtggagggacaaTGCTCAAGGAAACAaccacaatcaaagatggaaccaAGGCAACTCACCTTCTCAACACCACAACAATacctaccaagccaaccaaaaccaCCATAACCAACCATACCAACACTCACAATAAAACCAAGCCAACAACCATAGATACTAAATGCCTCACCAAAGACAACAAACCAAtcaaccttcttcttcttcttccacaaacCAAGGTGATGACTCTCACCGTACACTCTGCCAAGAACAAGAGAGACTTAGGGCTATGATAGAGAAAAATGAAGAGAACACTAGGAATCTCAATGCACAAGTTGGCACTATAAGTGCTCAAATGTCTTTCATAGCCGAGATTCTCTCAAAGTTGGCCCTACCTCCTACCAAAAATACCAACACCAACCAAGCCTCTAGCTCATCTAGCCTTCCTTCTCAGCCTATCCCAAAACCCAAGGGATAGCATCAATACAATTACCTTGAGGAGTGGTATAACGCTTGAGGAAGTTGAACAAAAGCCTATCAAGTTGGCGGAGGATGTTCCTAATGTAGAAGTTGGTGAAACAATGGAGACAGATGAAGATGAAAAGGAGGGAGAAGTtacaaaggaagaagaagaacaattgAGGGCCAAGGAATCGAAGAGGAAGAATAACTTAGAGGAACAAATTCCTATACCTTTTCCTACGATAGCTAAGAAGCCCAAGAAGCATGAGGAGCTTGATCCCAACATAGTACAAATCTTCAAGAATGTGGAGGTAACTATTCCACTTTTTGATGCCATACATCAAGTCCCAAAATATTCGAAGTTCCTTAAGGATGTGTGCACTCACAAAGAGAAGATTGATGGATTAGGGATGAATCCATTatgtaattctttttcttctgTGATGGATGATTTtcctgaaaaatatagtgatcccGGTCCTTGTTTGGTATCTTGTATGATTGGTGAGATTCAACTTAAGGATTGCATGTGCGACCTAGGGTCGTGTGTGAGCATTATGCCACTCTCGATTTATGAGAAATCGAACCTTGCACAGCTGAGGCGATCCGGGGCTAGGTTTGTGCTTGTGGACAACAGTATAATTTTAGTTGTGGGTATTGCCGAGAATGTGTTGGTGAGAATTCAGAACTTAATCTTTTCGGTGGATTTCCATATTCTAGAGACACCTCCCATTGATTTGGATAGACCATCCTCCATCTTACTTGGGAGGCCATTCTTGAAAACATCCCAGTTTAAACTAGATACATTTTCGGGGAATTACTTATTTGAAGCCAAAGGGAAGGTGGTGAAGTTTAAATTGGAGAAAATCATGAGGTAACCTCTAGAGGTCCACTCAATTTTTGGTTGTGACATTGTTGAAGATAATGTAATTGAAGAACACTTTGGGAGTGATAGTGAGATAAGTGTCAATAGAGACTTCGAGCTAAGAGGACTTAGCAAGGAAAACAGAAAGGATCCACAACTTCCACATTCTCAAGTAAGCAAGGCACCCAATCATGGTTCAATTGACAAGTGGAAGCATCTCCCCTTGAAGAACACTCTTACCAAGGCTAACAAGAAGGACAAGATGGATGTCCTTGAGGATGTTCCAAAGAGGTGATAGCAAGCTCAtgaccatccaacttaaggacgttaaagaaaagtgcta
Encoded here:
- the LOC112748194 gene encoding uncharacterized protein; the protein is MRFISVKFTDKDPLMLRNDVKYDCFIIGSDEDFQVLFHCHRQFPEVRTLELLAKLVDVVSSSGGENHMAEPRRITLHEQGAPDLILQPLQARYPNLDPNFELKNSLINLLPKYHGLPGQDPVRHLRDFKVACSTARRHGADEISIMVFAFPFSLEGQAKEWFYSQPDEVVTEWDLLRREFLDKFFPLEKTDYIWKEISDKRLFTASSGGSLSKNKTAAEARSLINDVAEATQHVKVRNNPSKSVVEAPSSDLALTKVLGEMTTLLKEIHQRQKASHSIQTIQAPPQILQLEGPPRVCGPRFSQSWPYLLPKIPTPTKPLAHLAFLLSLSQNPRDSINTITLRSGITLEEVEQKPIKLAEDVPNVEVGETMETDEDEKEGEVTKEEEEQLRAKESKRKNNLEEQIPIPFPTIAKKPKKHEELDPNIVQIFKNVEVTIPLFDAIHQVPKYSKFLKDVCTHKEKIDGLGMNPLCNSFSSVMDDFPEKYSDPGPCLVSCMIGEIQLKDCMCDLGSCVSIMPLSIYEKSNLAQLRRSGARFVLVDNSIILVVGIAENVLVRIQNLIFSVDFHILETPPIDLDRPSSILLGRPFLKTSQFKLDTFSGNYLFEAKGKVVKFKLEKIMSEISVNRDFELRGLSKENRKDPQLPHSQVSKAPNHGSIDKWKHLPLKNTLTKANKKDKMDVLEDVPKR